GACGTCAAGGGGCAGGCGACGGTGCCGTCCGACCCCGAGTTCGGCGTCTCCGAACACGTCGCGAGCGTCCTGCTGGCCGCGCGCGAGCACGGCGCGGACGCGTCGGCGGCGATCAACATCCGCTACGAGCCGGACCTCCTCGCCGAACTGACCGAGCAGGGCCACGTGACCGCGGAGTTCGACGAATCCAACGACGTCGCCTCGAGCGTGGGTGCCGCGATCGAGGACGAACCCGAGGCGACGGTGCTCTACCAGACCGGCGGCATGGGGATCGAGCCGCTGATCTACGTCCTGGGATCGGACGCCGAATCGGTCGCGGACGCGGTTCGCTCGCTGATCTGAGATGGCGGACCTGCGCTCGAAGCTCCGAACGCTGCGCGCGGAGACCGACGCCGAGAGCGCACGGGAGTTCTACGGCCGCTGGGCCGACCTCTACGATCTCGTCGCGCGTCGAACCCCCGGGATTCCGAAGCTGCGACGGCGCGGGGCCGCCGCCTGCCGACTCGAGCCCGGAGACACCGTCGTCGAGATGGGCTGCGGGACGGGCGCGAACCTCCCGTATCTGCGCGAGCGGGTCGGCCCCGAGGGAACCGTCGTCGGGGTCGATTTCACCGGGCCGGTGCTCGAGCGGGCCCGGGAGCTGACGGCCGAGTACGACAACGTCCACGTCGTTCGGGGCGACGCGACGCAGCCGCCGCTGGCCGCTGATTCGGACGTCGACGCCGTCCTCGCGACGTTCGTCGTCGGCATGCTCGCCGATCCCGCGGGCGCGGTCGACGACTGGTGCGACCTCGTCGGTCCCGGCGGTCACGTCGTCCTCGCCAACGCCGCCTCGAGCCGCGAGTGGTACGCGCCGGCGGTCAACGCGGTTTTCCGGGCGATCGTCGTCCTCTCGACGCCGCCGACGACGAAGCTGCGCTACGAGGACGACCCGCACCGACGGTTAGACGAGAAGATCCGGGCCGCCCACGCGCGCCTCCGCGAGCGGTCGACGGCCGTCGCCGACGAGCGCCACGTCTTCGGGGTCGTGCGACTGACCGGCGGAGAACTCGAGTAAAGGACGTCGCGCGCTGCGCGCCGACTCAGGCCGTCGTCTCGAGGCCCTCGTACGCCGCGATCGGCTCGCGGATCTCGTCGGGGAACGGCGCGGGTCGTTTCGTCTCGGGGTCGATGTGGACCATGGTCGTCTCCGCCGTCGCGGCGACGTCGTCGCCGACGCTGATCTCGTAGGTCATCGTGCAACTCGAGTCGCCCAGACGCGAGACGCGGAGGGAGACCTCGGGGTCGTCGCCCTTGACGATCGGCCGCTCGTAGTCGATCTCGAGGTTCGCGATGACGAAGGAGATCTCCTCGGTGGGGATGTCGACGACCGATTCCAGGTAGTCGGTGCGCGCGATCTCGAGGTAGGTCGCGAAGACGGCGTGATTGACGTGGTCCAGCGGATCGAGATCGCGATACCGGACGGGAACCGAGACGGTAAACGGAGCACTCATTGTACGTTGTCGAAGTCGGCTGTCACAAAAGAGGACTGCGGTTCTGGCAATTCCGAGCGGCGCTCCCGCGCTTCGTAGCGGGACGGCCGTTCACGCCTCTCGCTGCTCGTACAGGCGGGCGTGCGCCGTACAGAACGCCGGCTCGCGCAACTGCGCCTCGATCAGGTCCTCGTGGTAGTGGGCGTTGTAGAGGCGACAGCCCTCCCGGTCGCAGAAGGCCTCGCCCGTCTCGAGGTAGTGGTACGCCTGCAGGACGTACCCCTTCAGCGCGTCCGTCGTTCGCGGGTCGTCCGCGACCAGAAAGTCGCCCTCGACCTGGTTCTCGAGGACCTCGCGGGGCGGCGCGTCGCCCGATAGCAGCGCGTGGCGCTGCTTTTCTTTGTAGTACGCCTCGGGTTTGGCGGGTGCCTCGTAGAGTCCCGGCACCGACACCAGCGCGGGCTGGCCGAGGACGTTCACCCGCTTGTGCCAGCGGCCGTCGTGGTCGCCCCAGGTGCCGATCGCGCGGTCCAGAACCGCGACGTGGAGCGTCTCGAGGTCCCGTTCGGACGCCGGGAGTGCGCTGTTGAGCGCCCGCTGGATCTGCGTGCCATCGTAGAGGACCCCGCCCTCGCGTTCGGGGTGCTCGAGGGCCCGTTCCTCGTAGCGAATGGTTCCGAGCATCGTGTTGCCGGTCTCGCGCTCGTACGGCGAGGGGACTCGCGCCTCGGCGAACCGCTCGGCGAGGTCGTCGCTCCGGTGGACGTCGAGGAACCGGTCGCGGATCGAGACCGAGGCGTCGATGCGAGCCTCGAGCCAGTCGCCGATCGCCTCGCTGTCGGCGACGGTCGAGGGGGCGCGATAGCAGACGACAGTATCGACCATATATAACCTAGTTGTACCATCTGGTGAAACAGTTGCGGTCGACGGCGAGTTTGGTGGCCTCGAGTGAACGGAGCAAGCGGGTGAGCACTCCAACGCTGGTGGATGAAGGGCTCGGAGACGGCGACGCGACGCCGAAATCGAAACCGAACTGTCCGGTCGTGCGGGGCGCGGATCTCGGCCGAGAGCGACGTCTGCGAGTACTGCGAGGAATCCCTGACCGACGACGAATCCGATTACGGCTGGATCAACGACTAATCGGGCGTCGAGACCGGCGAAAAATGCG
This portion of the Haloterrigena gelatinilytica genome encodes:
- a CDS encoding class I SAM-dependent methyltransferase — its product is MADLRSKLRTLRAETDAESAREFYGRWADLYDLVARRTPGIPKLRRRGAAACRLEPGDTVVEMGCGTGANLPYLRERVGPEGTVVGVDFTGPVLERARELTAEYDNVHVVRGDATQPPLAADSDVDAVLATFVVGMLADPAGAVDDWCDLVGPGGHVVLANAASSREWYAPAVNAVFRAIVVLSTPPTTKLRYEDDPHRRLDEKIRAAHARLRERSTAVADERHVFGVVRLTGGELE
- a CDS encoding acyl-CoA thioesterase, whose translation is MSAPFTVSVPVRYRDLDPLDHVNHAVFATYLEIARTDYLESVVDIPTEEISFVIANLEIDYERPIVKGDDPEVSLRVSRLGDSSCTMTYEISVGDDVAATAETTMVHIDPETKRPAPFPDEIREPIAAYEGLETTA
- a CDS encoding DUF7001 family protein produces the protein MVDTVVCYRAPSTVADSEAIGDWLEARIDASVSIRDRFLDVHRSDDLAERFAEARVPSPYERETGNTMLGTIRYEERALEHPEREGGVLYDGTQIQRALNSALPASERDLETLHVAVLDRAIGTWGDHDGRWHKRVNVLGQPALVSVPGLYEAPAKPEAYYKEKQRHALLSGDAPPREVLENQVEGDFLVADDPRTTDALKGYVLQAYHYLETGEAFCDREGCRLYNAHYHEDLIEAQLREPAFCTAHARLYEQREA